A single window of uncultured Methanospirillum sp. DNA harbors:
- the purF gene encoding amidophosphoribosyltransferase gives MCGIVGISNCADVSFSLYYALYALQHRGQESAGIATFNGSGLCKFKGNGLVSEVFSETTLSSLSGSVGIGHVRYPTTGENRPENIQPFLFSFRGHVIAIAHNGNLVNYRDLRTKFEDKGQIFWSTSDTEIISKIITEEIRKGGTIEDAVRKCMECLKGSYSVVLMYDGDLYAFRDPHGIRPLCFGKAGDSYVICSESVAIDALAGTLERDVYPGEMIHISQDGVRSKQIAEARHRGHCVFEYIYFARADSRLDGSLVYDVRRKIGAQISDDEPVKADVVCPVPDSGTAYAVGFSEHSGIPFKECLIKNRYMGRTFIMPTQKKREQAVRIKLNPIPDHLSDRSVVLVDDSIVRGTTSRRIIETMRDAGAREIHMRIGSPIIKAPCYLGVDMPTRTELIGSDKDVEEVRRSITATSLHYLSVSALVDAVGIPQEDLCLGCLTGCYPVEISNEVCDNRCVTIVDRDFQTNLFHH, from the coding sequence ATGTGTGGTATCGTTGGCATCAGTAATTGTGCCGACGTCTCCTTTTCTCTTTATTATGCGCTGTATGCGCTTCAGCATCGCGGTCAGGAAAGTGCCGGGATTGCCACCTTTAACGGAAGCGGACTCTGTAAGTTCAAAGGCAATGGTCTTGTATCAGAAGTCTTTTCAGAAACGACACTAAGTTCACTTTCCGGTTCAGTAGGTATTGGTCATGTCCGGTATCCGACAACCGGAGAGAACCGGCCTGAGAATATCCAGCCGTTTCTTTTCAGTTTCCGCGGGCATGTGATTGCAATAGCCCACAATGGCAACCTGGTCAACTACCGTGATCTTCGGACAAAATTCGAGGATAAGGGGCAGATATTCTGGTCTACCTCTGATACTGAGATCATCTCAAAGATCATAACAGAAGAGATCAGGAAGGGCGGCACAATAGAGGACGCAGTTCGCAAGTGCATGGAGTGTCTGAAAGGCTCATACTCGGTTGTGTTGATGTATGACGGGGATCTGTATGCGTTTCGCGATCCTCATGGTATTCGTCCACTCTGCTTTGGCAAGGCTGGTGATTCGTATGTCATCTGTTCAGAGAGTGTTGCCATTGATGCACTTGCCGGAACACTAGAGCGCGATGTGTACCCTGGCGAGATGATTCATATCAGTCAGGATGGTGTCAGGTCTAAGCAGATCGCCGAGGCCCGGCACCGGGGGCACTGTGTCTTTGAGTACATCTACTTTGCCAGAGCTGACTCCCGTCTCGACGGTTCACTTGTGTATGATGTGCGCAGGAAGATCGGTGCCCAGATCTCTGACGACGAACCTGTGAAGGCCGACGTCGTCTGCCCGGTCCCGGACTCGGGGACCGCCTATGCAGTGGGTTTTTCTGAGCATTCAGGGATCCCGTTCAAAGAGTGCCTGATAAAAAACAGGTACATGGGCAGGACATTCATCATGCCTACCCAGAAGAAGCGTGAGCAGGCTGTCAGGATCAAACTGAATCCGATCCCTGATCACCTGAGCGATCGCTCGGTGGTTCTGGTCGATGATTCTATTGTGCGTGGCACCACCTCACGTCGGATCATCGAGACGATGAGGGATGCGGGAGCACGGGAGATCCATATGCGGATCGGTTCGCCGATAATCAAGGCACCGTGCTACCTTGGTGTTGATATGCCCACCAGGACCGAGCTCATCGGGAGTGACAAGGATGTTGAGGAGGTACGCAGGAGTATCACTGCGACTTCACTGCATTATCTTTCAGTTTCCGCACTTGTGGATGCAGTTGGGATCCCACAGGAAGATCTCTGCCTGGGCTGTCTCACTGGTTGTTACCCGGTTGAGATCTCAAATGAGGTATGTGATAACCGGTGTGTCACGATCGTTGACCGTGATTTTCAGACTAACCTCTTTCACCACTGA
- a CDS encoding 50S ribosomal protein L37e, producing MSKGTPSRGKRQTQTHITCRRCGKMSYHKRHKICSSCGFGRSPRLRGYRWINKRPKVATH from the coding sequence ATGTCAAAAGGTACACCATCACGCGGAAAGCGTCAGACGCAGACCCACATCACCTGCCGGCGGTGTGGAAAGATGTCCTACCACAAGAGGCACAAGATCTGTTCATCATGTGGATTTGGACGAAGCCCGAGACTTCGTGGATACCGCTGGATTAACAAGCGTCCAAAAGTAGCAACTCATTAA
- the serA gene encoding phosphoglycerate dehydrogenase produces the protein MTTIKSSSGDLLMSTVKFNVLVSDDLAEEGIEILREQVMVDVQIGLSEDELVATIENYDALLVRSGTQVTARVIEAGKKLRFVGRAGAGVDNIDMSAATKRGIIVANAPEGNTLAATEHTMAMILSLCRNIPQANASMQAGEWKRSKFMGVELNEKTLGIVGLGRIGREIAKRASSFDMKIIGYDPFITAEKAAAMGIQSMSLEDLFKQADIITVHTPLIKETRHIVNSQTIKTMRDGVRIVNCARGGIIDEQALADAVKSGKVAGAAIDVFESEPPKDSPLLGIPGIITTPHLGASTVEAQKNVSISVARQCLEVLNGGSAKYVVNAPIIPADLQDSIQPFAILAEKMGRLLVQIAEGRIQKLEMVYGGELGSIGQSSKLITHMAIKGLLDPILRFPVNMVNAAVVAQDRGIAVSETQTAESAGYKNLLTMKVVTDTGDLSIAGSILYQGGSRIVSIGGYTMDMIPEGAVIISRHLDKPGVIGRASTILGESQINIAGMQVGRFKEGEEAIMVLNVDSDVSEGVMEAIRGMPGIYSAKFARI, from the coding sequence ATGACAACCATCAAGTCATCATCAGGCGACCTACTAATGAGTACTGTGAAATTTAACGTTCTTGTCAGTGACGATCTTGCGGAAGAGGGTATAGAGATTCTCAGAGAGCAGGTGATGGTTGATGTGCAGATCGGTTTGTCTGAGGATGAACTGGTAGCAACTATAGAGAACTACGATGCTCTTCTGGTCCGCTCAGGTACGCAGGTGACCGCGAGGGTCATTGAGGCAGGCAAAAAGCTGCGGTTCGTTGGACGGGCCGGTGCCGGAGTCGACAATATTGATATGAGTGCCGCAACAAAACGCGGAATCATCGTTGCAAATGCACCTGAAGGAAATACTCTGGCTGCAACCGAACATACCATGGCAATGATACTCTCTCTCTGCCGTAATATACCGCAGGCAAATGCCTCAATGCAGGCAGGGGAGTGGAAGCGTTCCAAGTTTATGGGTGTTGAACTGAACGAGAAGACCCTTGGTATTGTTGGTCTTGGCAGGATTGGAAGAGAGATTGCAAAGCGTGCCTCTTCCTTTGATATGAAAATTATCGGATATGATCCATTCATCACTGCGGAAAAGGCCGCAGCGATGGGTATTCAGTCGATGAGCCTTGAAGATCTTTTCAAGCAGGCTGACATCATAACAGTTCACACCCCCTTAATCAAAGAGACCCGTCATATTGTGAACTCACAGACCATCAAGACAATGAGAGACGGGGTCAGGATCGTCAACTGCGCGCGTGGAGGTATCATCGATGAGCAGGCACTTGCAGATGCAGTAAAATCAGGGAAGGTTGCCGGTGCTGCGATCGATGTCTTTGAGTCAGAACCGCCAAAGGACTCCCCGCTCCTTGGCATCCCGGGGATCATAACAACCCCACATCTCGGTGCAAGCACGGTTGAGGCACAGAAGAATGTCTCGATATCTGTTGCCAGGCAATGCCTGGAAGTCCTGAATGGTGGCAGTGCAAAGTATGTCGTGAATGCACCAATCATCCCGGCAGACCTTCAGGATTCCATTCAGCCGTTTGCAATCCTTGCCGAGAAGATGGGTCGCCTCCTTGTCCAGATCGCTGAAGGAAGAATCCAGAAGCTTGAGATGGTCTATGGCGGAGAACTTGGATCGATTGGACAATCATCAAAACTGATCACCCACATGGCGATCAAGGGCCTGCTTGATCCTATTCTCCGGTTCCCGGTGAACATGGTCAATGCGGCAGTTGTTGCACAGGACCGTGGTATTGCTGTTTCAGAGACCCAGACTGCCGAGTCTGCTGGATACAAGAACCTCCTTACCATGAAGGTGGTGACTGATACCGGAGATCTCAGTATTGCAGGTTCTATTCTGTACCAGGGTGGAAGTAGGATCGTCTCCATCGGTGGTTACACAATGGACATGATCCCTGAAGGCGCGGTCATCATCTCGCGTCACCTGGACAAGCCTGGAGTTATCGGACGTGCTTCAACGATCCTCGGTGAGAGCCAGATTAATATTGCTGGAATGCAGGTCGGACGATTCAAAGAAGGAGAAGAGGCGATCATGGTCCTGAACGTGGACAGTGATGTTTCTGAGGGTGTTATGGAAGCCATTCGTGGCATGCCTGGGATATATTCTGCAAAATTTGCACGGATCTAA
- a CDS encoding aspartate kinase produces the protein MKFGGTSVQNADAVGKTMDIITSHLAKGDQMVVVVSAQRGVTDRIIETAEQMVSSRDTSAVSALVEYLTTTHLTTLQAVAPDYYSETSEIIIRRIDSLRDFLHAVFHLRELTSRSRDYVISFGERLNAPVISAALRQRGISSLALDGCEAGILTTGNHGDAIALPAGETRIRSRLEPLIGSSVPVVMGFMGCTELGVVTTLGRSGSDYTAAILGAALMVDEIWIWTDVDGIMTTDPRLVKDARVIPRISYIEVMELSYFGAKVMHSRSIEPAMQKNIPVWVKNTFNPTCTGTCIEKGERRETRVVKAITFIDKVAAITITGAQMIGRPGVAKHIFSILAENQINVMMISQGSSEANISLIIEERQVKTAMDALQPLKERCVFREITANEDVCAVAVVGSGMAGMAGTAGRTFSALGKAGINAMMISQGSSEVNISFVVKQEDGPRAVMVLHDEFELSNKCEEC, from the coding sequence ATGAAATTTGGGGGGACTTCTGTCCAGAATGCTGATGCCGTTGGTAAGACCATGGATATCATCACCAGCCACCTGGCAAAAGGGGATCAGATGGTGGTTGTGGTCTCGGCACAGCGCGGTGTGACTGACCGGATTATTGAGACTGCTGAGCAGATGGTCAGCTCCCGGGATACCTCAGCAGTGAGTGCCCTTGTCGAATATCTTACTACTACTCATCTGACCACTCTTCAGGCGGTTGCTCCTGATTACTATTCTGAAACGAGCGAGATCATCATCAGGAGAATTGACAGTCTCCGTGATTTCCTCCATGCGGTCTTTCATCTGCGGGAACTCACCTCCCGATCACGAGACTATGTGATCTCATTTGGTGAACGGCTGAATGCACCGGTGATCAGTGCAGCACTAAGGCAACGGGGGATCTCTTCGCTGGCTCTGGACGGTTGTGAGGCTGGTATCCTGACCACCGGGAATCACGGTGATGCTATAGCGCTGCCAGCGGGAGAAACACGGATACGTTCCCGGCTTGAGCCTCTAATCGGCAGTTCGGTCCCGGTGGTTATGGGATTTATGGGCTGCACAGAGTTGGGGGTTGTAACCACACTTGGGCGGAGTGGGTCAGACTACACAGCCGCGATTCTCGGAGCAGCGCTCATGGTGGATGAGATCTGGATCTGGACCGATGTGGATGGAATTATGACCACCGATCCGAGACTGGTCAAGGATGCGCGTGTTATTCCACGGATCTCGTACATCGAGGTGATGGAACTCTCCTACTTTGGCGCCAAGGTTATGCACTCGCGCTCGATCGAACCGGCAATGCAGAAGAATATCCCGGTATGGGTGAAGAACACCTTCAATCCCACCTGCACGGGTACCTGCATCGAGAAGGGTGAGCGTCGTGAGACGCGGGTGGTCAAGGCGATCACCTTCATTGACAAGGTGGCTGCGATCACCATCACCGGTGCCCAGATGATCGGAAGACCAGGTGTAGCCAAACATATCTTCTCAATCCTTGCCGAGAATCAGATCAATGTTATGATGATCTCGCAGGGCTCTTCTGAAGCTAATATCTCGCTGATCATCGAGGAGAGGCAGGTCAAGACCGCGATGGACGCTCTGCAACCGCTAAAAGAGCGGTGTGTCTTCAGGGAGATCACTGCAAATGAGGATGTCTGTGCAGTTGCCGTTGTCGGATCAGGAATGGCGGGTATGGCAGGTACTGCAGGACGGACGTTCTCGGCTCTTGGAAAGGCCGGGATCAATGCCATGATGATCTCGCAGGGCTCATCTGAAGTGAACATCTCGTTTGTGGTGAAACAGGAGGACGGCCCCCGGGCAGTGATGGTCCTCCATGATGAGTTTGAACTCTCAAACAAGTGTGAGGAGTGCTGA
- a CDS encoding LSM domain-containing protein — translation MTKRPMDILDQVLNRQPVLVSLKGGREIRGVLQGYDVHMNLVLDKAEEEINGQPASIGTLIIRGDNVIYISPSVQ, via the coding sequence ATGACCAAAAGACCTATGGATATTTTAGATCAGGTCCTCAACCGGCAACCGGTACTGGTATCTCTGAAAGGCGGACGTGAAATCCGGGGCGTCCTACAGGGATATGATGTCCACATGAACCTCGTCCTTGATAAGGCTGAGGAAGAGATAAACGGGCAGCCTGCAAGTATCGGCACCCTGATTATCCGCGGCGATAATGTCATCTACATCTCCCCGTCAGTTCAATAA
- a CDS encoding ABC transporter substrate-binding protein, whose product MTEKTALISDISVTYNHQLFSLILKSSHTEVIDTGVTMDYHIGIMAGLLIIIGVLISGCASTEKAQPPESIPGPSIIDLEDIAATNSGIVLTDAIGREVTVPRNITHILCSGPGCMRYLSYLRETEKAVAADQVERDTVSPAPLPYLVANPQIRTLPAAGKVTDAIEPSRVTGLNSRPDLIILMGDNPQISADELQRRTGIPVIVLQDGDLSYRRNAMNYSLRIMGLVLGKTERAEEVIRFFDKVTENLQARTSTISDFQQKKSYLGGYSTPNPEGLFSTTSIYMPLRLIPAHNMAEEYGNQNSLSGAFSIPKEALIRMAPDAIFLDMTTWSLKESAVADIEKSESINGLPAVRQDEVYGLLPTALYGEDHESDLINAYVIGKALYPEKFTDVDPKVMADYIFAFLYGETIFEELNKNYGGMALSRIPLFT is encoded by the coding sequence ATGACTGAAAAGACGGCACTCATCTCTGACATATCTGTCACGTACAATCATCAACTCTTCTCCCTTATACTCAAATCCTCACACACTGAAGTGATAGATACAGGTGTAACGATGGATTATCATATCGGGATTATGGCAGGGTTACTCATAATTATCGGAGTCCTAATATCCGGATGTGCCTCAACAGAAAAAGCACAGCCTCCTGAGTCTATACCAGGTCCATCCATAATTGATCTTGAAGACATTGCCGCAACCAACAGCGGAATTGTACTTACAGATGCTATTGGCAGAGAAGTTACGGTGCCCAGAAACATCACTCACATCCTCTGTTCAGGACCCGGTTGCATGCGATACCTATCATATCTCCGGGAAACCGAAAAAGCAGTAGCAGCAGATCAGGTAGAGCGGGATACCGTATCACCGGCTCCTCTTCCATACCTTGTTGCAAATCCGCAGATCAGAACCCTTCCTGCAGCCGGAAAAGTTACGGACGCGATTGAACCATCACGAGTTACCGGATTGAACTCTCGTCCGGATCTAATCATTCTGATGGGAGACAATCCACAGATTTCTGCAGATGAACTGCAGAGGCGGACAGGAATTCCAGTAATAGTACTTCAGGATGGTGATCTTTCATACCGCAGAAACGCGATGAATTATTCACTTCGTATCATGGGCCTCGTTCTGGGGAAGACAGAGCGGGCAGAAGAAGTGATCAGATTCTTTGATAAGGTCACAGAAAATCTTCAGGCAAGAACCTCAACGATCTCTGATTTTCAACAGAAAAAATCATATCTAGGGGGATATTCAACTCCAAATCCTGAAGGGTTGTTCTCGACTACTTCCATCTATATGCCCCTGCGTTTGATACCGGCACACAATATGGCAGAGGAGTATGGAAACCAGAACAGTCTTTCAGGAGCCTTTAGCATTCCCAAAGAGGCTCTCATCAGGATGGCACCAGATGCCATATTCCTTGACATGACCACGTGGTCACTGAAGGAGAGTGCAGTCGCTGATATAGAGAAGAGCGAGTCGATTAACGGACTCCCGGCTGTACGGCAGGATGAGGTATACGGCCTCCTGCCGACTGCTTTGTATGGTGAAGATCACGAATCAGATCTGATCAATGCATATGTTATTGGCAAGGCACTTTACCCAGAGAAGTTCACCGATGTGGATCCGAAAGTGATGGCAGATTACATCTTCGCGTTTCTCTATGGTGAGACAATCTTTGAGGAACTCAATAAAAATTATGGGGGAATGGCATTGTCACGAATTCCCCTTTTCACCTGA
- the purM gene encoding phosphoribosylformylglycinamidine cyclo-ligase has product MTDNNKDAYREAGVDIDLEAQAVKALVSQLTFRRKGEYQMASDIGHFAGFVNFGSHVLALAVDGVGTKMLIADELKDWSTVGIDCIAMNVNDLYVMNLEPVAFVDYVATNALSLEQMKQIGIGLNEGARQSNISIIGGETATLKGLVQGLDLAGACLGIQEKDKVISGDKVAPGDFIVGIPSSGIHSNGLTLARRMVTEHGSYDEKLSDGRTIGEVLLTPTRIYAEVLKLTTMAEVHGMCHITGGGLLNLTRLSGYGFSIDTPLEPQEIYRWIQEKGEISDSEMYRTFNMGMGYVCIVPESGLAAVNSVFPDAKIVGKVTREPGVFLKGKEIR; this is encoded by the coding sequence ATGACAGACAACAATAAGGATGCATACCGGGAAGCCGGGGTAGATATTGACCTTGAGGCACAGGCTGTAAAGGCCCTGGTCTCCCAGTTGACCTTCAGACGAAAGGGCGAGTACCAGATGGCTTCAGACATCGGTCACTTTGCAGGTTTTGTCAATTTTGGTTCCCATGTTCTTGCACTTGCAGTTGACGGGGTCGGCACCAAGATGCTCATCGCCGATGAGCTGAAAGACTGGTCTACCGTCGGGATAGACTGCATCGCCATGAATGTCAACGACCTCTATGTTATGAACCTGGAGCCCGTGGCGTTCGTCGATTACGTTGCGACAAATGCTCTCTCTCTTGAGCAGATGAAGCAGATTGGAATCGGCCTGAACGAGGGTGCCCGCCAGTCCAATATCTCGATCATCGGTGGTGAGACTGCTACCCTGAAGGGGCTTGTGCAGGGGCTTGACCTCGCCGGTGCCTGTCTTGGAATCCAGGAGAAAGACAAGGTGATAAGCGGTGATAAGGTAGCTCCGGGAGATTTTATCGTCGGGATTCCTTCGTCAGGCATCCACAGCAACGGTCTGACCCTTGCCAGGAGGATGGTGACTGAGCATGGATCCTATGATGAAAAACTCAGTGATGGCAGGACAATCGGAGAGGTCCTTCTGACTCCCACCCGGATCTATGCAGAGGTACTGAAACTCACTACCATGGCCGAGGTTCACGGTATGTGCCACATCACCGGTGGTGGCCTTCTCAATCTTACCCGTCTCTCCGGGTACGGGTTCTCGATCGACACACCGCTGGAGCCCCAGGAGATCTACCGCTGGATCCAGGAGAAGGGAGAGATCTCTGACAGCGAGATGTACCGGACCTTTAACATGGGAATGGGATATGTCTGTATCGTACCAGAATCAGGTTTGGCCGCGGTCAACTCAGTCTTCCCTGATGCAAAAATTGTTGGTAAGGTTACCCGGGAACCGGGTGTATTTCTGAAAGGAAAAGAGATCCGATAA
- a CDS encoding RNA-binding protein has translation MGKIIAKRRHPIRKSQVAELIGSLKEEIGASAELFTAKTIEVLETGTQLHIYLVDKEPLLLEKDGILFPSLKGALARPFPERRIVVDMGAVSFVINGADIMRPGIKSVSPDVKAGRPVQIVDERHGKPLALGIALFDAEELMAQEKGKVIKTFHHVGDEIWTVEL, from the coding sequence ATGGGGAAAATAATTGCAAAACGGCGCCATCCGATCAGGAAGTCACAGGTTGCTGAGCTCATCGGATCCCTGAAGGAGGAGATAGGAGCATCTGCTGAACTTTTTACCGCGAAGACCATCGAGGTGCTTGAGACCGGAACGCAGCTCCACATCTATCTCGTGGATAAAGAACCGTTGCTTCTTGAGAAAGATGGTATTCTCTTTCCAAGTCTCAAGGGCGCACTTGCAAGACCCTTTCCTGAACGCCGCATCGTAGTTGACATGGGTGCGGTTTCGTTTGTCATAAACGGTGCAGATATCATGCGCCCGGGAATCAAATCGGTGAGCCCTGATGTAAAAGCAGGAAGACCTGTTCAGATAGTTGACGAACGTCACGGAAAACCCTTGGCCCTTGGAATTGCCCTCTTCGATGCCGAAGAACTCATGGCACAGGAGAAAGGGAAGGTTATCAAAACGTTCCATCATGTCGGGGATGAGATCTGGACTGTTGAACTCTGA
- the sepF gene encoding cell division protein SepF, which translates to MGLRDLIFRPKDNSDPDQYKELPLKDYEGENPALLVKVATVTSLRESQIVKDQIYDGDIVIVDINRLKMDKINYERVMKDFYQVARDVDGDIVGLGDQQYVIITPRNVKISRDRIGGGA; encoded by the coding sequence ATGGGACTTCGTGACCTTATCTTCAGGCCAAAAGATAACAGTGATCCTGACCAGTATAAAGAACTCCCCTTAAAAGATTACGAGGGCGAGAATCCTGCACTGCTCGTAAAGGTGGCGACCGTCACAAGCCTGCGGGAGAGCCAGATCGTCAAGGATCAGATCTATGATGGCGACATCGTGATTGTTGATATCAACCGGCTCAAGATGGACAAGATCAACTATGAGCGGGTAATGAAGGACTTTTACCAGGTCGCGCGTGACGTTGACGGAGATATCGTCGGGCTCGGGGATCAGCAGTACGTGATCATCACGCCCCGCAATGTCAAGATATCACGCGACCGGATCGGTGGCGGTGCCTGA
- a CDS encoding ZPR1 zinc finger domain-containing protein: protein MRQEVRGTCPACGEEVEYLYETENIPYFSEILIITCSCPLCGYRFSDVQSLTSQEPVRIEFPVTSEDDLMVRVVRSTQGEILVPELGVEISPGPACEGFVSNVEGILMRIDKVLDSALIEGDDEQRRNAMDLKEKITQVRSGTFPITLIIIDPMGNSLIDSDRAKKESYEICTDSL, encoded by the coding sequence GTGCGTCAGGAGGTCAGGGGAACCTGCCCGGCCTGTGGTGAAGAGGTCGAATATCTCTATGAGACAGAAAATATACCCTATTTCTCCGAGATCCTGATCATCACCTGCTCCTGCCCGCTTTGTGGATACAGGTTCTCCGATGTCCAGTCTCTGACTTCCCAGGAGCCGGTACGGATTGAGTTCCCGGTAACTTCAGAAGATGATCTGATGGTCCGGGTTGTCAGAAGTACTCAGGGGGAGATCCTGGTGCCCGAACTTGGTGTCGAGATCTCCCCAGGCCCTGCATGTGAGGGGTTTGTCTCCAATGTAGAGGGGATCCTCATGCGGATCGACAAGGTCCTTGATAGTGCGCTCATTGAAGGCGATGATGAACAGCGCAGAAACGCAATGGATCTCAAGGAGAAGATCACGCAGGTCAGAAGCGGAACATTCCCGATAACCCTGATCATTATTGACCCGATGGGTAACTCCCTGATCGATTCAGATCGCGCGAAAAAAGAGTCCTATGAGATCTGTACCGATTCACTCTGA
- the tfrA gene encoding fumarate reductase (CoM/CoB) subunit TfrA: MKVREIISSHVLVIGSGGAGVRAAIEASAHGECVLVSKTIAGKGGCTIMAEGGYNAVLNCDDKTDDHFTDTMKGGAFLNNPELVRTLVTESPDRIRDLISWGAVFDVTGECSIAQRPFGGQCFPRTCFAGDRTGHEMMITLMDRLASTHVRICHEVTIISLLCENGRVIGAAGLDRNGELITFLADAVVLATGGGTRTYDISTNSTSGTGDGYAMGYRAGAELIDMEQVQFHPTGAVYPWDVRGRLVTEAVRGEGGVLKNALGERFMTRYDPQRMELSTRDVVARAAATEIREGRGTPHGGVWLDISHRSPEEIETRLPTMLEQFLMFGVDIRREPMEVAPTAHHIMGGLRIDVECRTSVPGLFACGEVAGGVHGANRLGGNALAETQVFGRRAGSSAGKEQTREKHMSDSAIQPVIRTLMEFSYGDTPAHEVRSRLQEAMWNGAGIFRNKDALQQTLSEIDSLDCVRMKATIPGEYAECSIVKNMLTTARLIVLSALAREESRGAHVRTDISQNWDNATSAFGHTHISQQGISIEHREAA, encoded by the coding sequence ATGAAGGTCAGGGAGATCATCAGTTCCCATGTTCTGGTTATAGGAAGTGGTGGCGCCGGAGTCCGGGCTGCCATCGAGGCATCGGCACACGGCGAGTGTGTGCTGGTCTCAAAGACTATTGCAGGAAAAGGCGGATGCACCATCATGGCGGAGGGTGGCTACAACGCGGTACTGAACTGCGATGACAAGACTGATGATCACTTCACTGACACCATGAAAGGAGGGGCCTTTCTCAATAACCCCGAGCTGGTCAGGACACTCGTTACTGAGTCTCCTGACCGGATCAGAGATCTCATCTCATGGGGGGCGGTCTTTGATGTTACCGGAGAATGCTCCATAGCACAACGCCCCTTCGGGGGGCAGTGTTTCCCAAGAACCTGCTTTGCTGGTGACCGGACCGGCCATGAGATGATGATCACCCTGATGGATCGCCTTGCCTCAACACACGTGAGGATCTGCCATGAAGTGACGATCATCTCTCTGCTCTGCGAGAACGGGCGGGTGATCGGTGCGGCAGGCCTTGACAGGAACGGTGAACTCATCACATTTCTTGCAGATGCGGTGGTTCTTGCAACAGGCGGGGGGACCAGGACGTATGATATCTCCACCAACTCGACCAGCGGGACCGGTGACGGGTACGCAATGGGGTACCGGGCGGGTGCAGAACTTATTGATATGGAACAGGTCCAGTTCCATCCCACCGGTGCTGTATACCCTTGGGACGTACGGGGTCGCCTGGTGACTGAAGCAGTCAGGGGAGAGGGAGGAGTTCTTAAGAACGCGCTCGGTGAGCGGTTCATGACCAGGTATGATCCCCAGAGGATGGAACTCTCAACCCGTGATGTGGTCGCACGCGCTGCAGCCACCGAGATCCGTGAGGGGCGCGGAACACCACATGGGGGTGTCTGGCTTGACATCTCACACCGATCCCCTGAAGAGATCGAGACCAGGCTCCCAACAATGCTTGAACAGTTCCTGATGTTCGGTGTTGACATACGGAGAGAGCCTATGGAGGTAGCACCCACTGCACATCATATCATGGGAGGGTTGCGTATCGACGTAGAATGCAGAACCTCGGTGCCGGGTCTGTTCGCATGTGGAGAGGTCGCAGGTGGCGTCCATGGCGCAAACCGGCTCGGTGGTAACGCCCTCGCAGAGACACAGGTCTTCGGCAGAAGAGCGGGAAGTTCTGCAGGAAAAGAACAGACTCGCGAGAAGCATATGAGTGATTCTGCAATTCAGCCGGTGATCAGAACACTTATGGAATTCTCTTATGGAGATACTCCTGCTCATGAGGTACGATCACGACTCCAGGAAGCGATGTGGAACGGGGCTGGAATATTCAGAAACAAGGATGCACTGCAGCAGACATTGAGCGAGATAGACTCGCTTGATTGTGTCAGGATGAAGGCCACGATTCCTGGTGAATATGCAGAATGCTCAATAGTAAAAAATATGTTGACAACCGCCCGTCTGATCGTGCTTTCAGCCCTTGCCAGAGAGGAGTCACGGGGTGCTCATGTCAGGACTGATATCTCACAGAACTGGGATAATGCAACCTCAGCGTTTGGTCACACCCATATCAGCCAGCAGGGAATCTCGATAGAGCACAGGGAGGCAGCATGA